The Miscanthus floridulus cultivar M001 chromosome 7, ASM1932011v1, whole genome shotgun sequence genome includes a region encoding these proteins:
- the LOC136466250 gene encoding uncharacterized protein, whose protein sequence is MPSSQPSTNDPTDDDILVHDGILANPKPHNEHVGIDDEAEYLILGKPSTNELANDHIESSDSESDEEYEEGDGNIYPNMREFRLALSQHAIKHEFEFNIEKSDPGRVRVYCSRKKDEGCRWRLHARTMKDNITLKVNRNPHKHTCPSARSKVVRNATKFWVCEQVKDWIAEDASVGAKELVRRIKDKHKVDVPYQRVYDGTKLADKQLFGSWDSSFDNLYRFKAEV, encoded by the exons ATGCCTTCAAGCCAACCTAGCACAAATGACCCTACTGATGATGATATTCTTGTTCATGATGGTATTCTTGCAAATCCTAAGCCACATAATGAACATGTgggtattgatgatgaagctgaaTACCTGATCCTTGGTAAACCTAGCACAAATGAGCTTGCTAATGATCATATTGAGAGTAGTGACTCTGAGTCTGATGAAGAGTATGAGGAAGGGGATG GCAACATATATCCCAACATGCGTGAGTTTAGGTTAGCACTTTCTCAGCATGCTATTAAACATGAATTTGAGTTTAACATCGAAAAGAGTGACCCAGGGAGAGTGAGGGTATATTGTtcaagaaagaaagatgaaggatgTAGATGGAGATTACATGCTCGTACAATGAAGGACAACATTACATTAAAG GTGAATAGGAACCCACATAAACATACCTGTCCTAGTGCAAGGAGTAAGGTAGTGAGAAATGCAACCAAATTCTGGGTGTGTGAACAAGTCAAGGATTGGATCGCAGAAGATGCAAGCGTGGGAGCTAAAGAATTGGTGAGGCGGATAAAGGATAAGCACAAGGTAGATGTACCTTACCAAAGAGTGTATGATGGTACGAAGCTAGCTGATAAACAACTATTTGGTAGTTGGGACAGTAGCTTTGACAACCTATATAGGTTTAAGGCAGAGGTTTAA
- the LOC136464709 gene encoding uncharacterized protein produces the protein MGNVTSSVAARLAFFPPEPATYGIEAQDGAGSLLRMTGVSPDAGVEVRALPTRAGTRVVSAFWRHPAARLTLLYSHGNAADLGQMLGLFLELRAHLRVNIMSYDYSGYGASTGKPSEYNTYNDIEAVYDCLKKEYGIEEEDLILYGQSVGSGPTLHLASRLQKLRGVVLHSGILSGIRVLYPVKVTLWFDIFKNIDKIKQVDCPVLVIHGTADDIVDFSHGKRLWELAKEKYEPLWIKGGGHCNLETYPEYIRHLRKFINAMEKLAKDSKAAQAPTSSSMAGEVRHTKCLRFGKR, from the exons ATGGGCAACGTCACGTCGTCGGTGGCGGCGCGGCTGGCCTTCTTCCCGCCGGAGCCGGCGACGTACGGCATCGAAGCCCAGGACGGCGCCGGCTCCCTGCTGCGGATGACGGGGGTGTCGCCGGACGCGGGCGTCGAGGTGCGCGCGCTGCCCACCAGGGCCGGCACGCGCGTCGTCTCCGCCTTCTGGCGCCACCCCGCCGCGCGGCTCACGCTGCTCTACTCCCACGGCAACGCCGCCGACCTCGGCCAGATGCTCGGCCTCTTCCTCGAGCTCCGCGCGCACCTCCGCGTCAACATCATGAG CTATGATTATTCAGGCTATGGCGCCTCTACAGGAAAA CCATCAGAGTACAACACATACAATGACATAGAGGCTGTTTATGATTGCTTAAAAAAGGAGTATGGGATAGAAGAAGAGGATTTAATCCTGTATGGGCAATCAGTTGGAAGTGGACCAACATTGCATTTGGCCTCACGTTTGCAAAAGTTAAGAGGGGTTGTCCTTCACAGTGGTATACTCTCTGGCATACGGGTTCTGTATCCAGTGAAAGTGACACTCTGGTTCGACATCTTCAAG AACATCGACAAAATAAAGCAGGTTGACTGCCCTGTGTTAGTCATACAT GGCACAGCCGATGACATCGTGGACTTCAGTCACGGCAAGCGCCTGTGGGAGCTTGCCAAGGAGAAGTACGAGCCGCTGTGGATCAAAGGCGGTGGCCACTGCAACCTGGAGACGTACCCGGAGTACATCAGGCACCTGCGCAAGTTCATAAACGCCATGGAGAAGCTGGCCAAGGACAGCAAGGCGGCCCAGGCGCCGACGTCGTCGAGCATGGCGGGCGAAGTAAGACACACCAAGTGCTTGAGATTCGGGAAGAGATGA